In Silene latifolia isolate original U9 population chromosome X, ASM4854445v1, whole genome shotgun sequence, the following proteins share a genomic window:
- the LOC141620078 gene encoding uncharacterized protein LOC141620078, protein MHSLGFWNVRGLNDLNKQKVVKWFMHNNGVGLFGLLETKLKPVERLGGSTSDGEMEHFQDCVSICCMEDIAATGALFTWSNKQATLERVYSRLDRAIGNLEWFEQFGDSVAHFHPEGLFYHYPCTVLDRNSEIKGRKSFKYFNMWGTAPTFKSLVSDCWSKHYQETKMFGIIKKLKALKPILKALNKECFSDIENNTNIASLALETIQKALIDNPSDADLLQRELDLAHDLKDLIIARDSFLIQKAKVQWSLEGDLNTSYFHHSIKKKSDDEQGLPDRG, encoded by the exons ATGCATAGTCTGGGGTTTTGGAATGTACGGGGTCTTAATGACCTGAATAAGCAGAAAGTGGTGAAATGGTTTATGCACAATAATGGGGTGGGTTTATTTGGTTTGCTGGAAACAAAACTGAAACCTG TTGAGAGATTGGGTGGGAGCACATCTGATGGTGAGATGGAGCATTTTCAGGACTGTGTATCTATATGTTGTATGGAGGATATTGCTGCTACTGGTGCTCTTTTTACATGGTCAAACAAGCAGGCTACTTTGGAAAGAGTATATAGTAGGCTTGACCGTGCTATAGGGAATCTAGAATGGTTTGAACAGTTTGGAGATAGTGTGGCTCATTTCCATCCTGAGGGCCTTTTTTATCACTATCCTTGTACAGTTCTGGATAGGAATTCTGAGATTAAGGGAAGGAAAAGCTTCAAATACTTTAACATGTGGGGGACTGCCCCAACTTTTAAATCTCTGGTCTCTGATTGTTGGTCCAAACATTATCAGGAGACTAAGATGTTTGGGATTATCAAAAAACTTAAAGCACTGAAACCTATTCTTAAAGCTCTCAACAAGGAATGCTTTTCTGATATAGAGAACAATACCAATATAGCTAGTCTTGCCCTGGAGACTATTCAGAAAGCACTTATTGATAACCCTAGTGATGCTGATCTCCTGCAGCGGGAACTGGATTTGGCCCATGATCTTAAGGATCTTATAATTGCCAGAGATAGCTTCCTAATTCAAAAGGCAAAGGTGCAATGGTCCCTGGAGGGAGACCTAAATACTTCTTACTTTCATCATTCTATAAAAAAAAAGAGTGATGATGAACAAGGTCTTCCAGATAGAGGATAA